In Nocardioides sp. InS609-2, a single genomic region encodes these proteins:
- the meaB gene encoding methylmalonyl Co-A mutase-associated GTPase MeaB: protein MARPQVDPAELAAGVRERNRAAVSRAITLVESSKVEHRVLARELLASLGSSTPSCIRVGISGVPGVGKSTFIEALGTHLTSQGHRVGVLAVDPSSVRTGGSVLGDKTRMARLAVDPDAFIRPSPAAGTLGGVARATAQAMAVLEAASYDVVLVETVGVGQSEVTVAGMVDTFLFLTLARTGDQLQGIKKGILEIADVIAVNKADGDREGEARSAARELAGALRLVHGKGEWAPPVVTCSGLTGTGVEDVWQRVLGHREHLTLDGLATKRAEQQLDFTWALVRDELDQRLRRSAGVARVRQEVRAAVLSGELAAPAAADLILAAYDER, encoded by the coding sequence ATGGCGCGTCCCCAGGTCGATCCTGCCGAGCTCGCCGCGGGAGTGCGTGAGCGCAACCGGGCTGCGGTCTCGCGCGCGATCACGCTGGTGGAGTCGTCGAAGGTCGAGCACCGGGTGCTGGCGCGTGAGCTGCTGGCGTCGCTCGGGTCCTCCACTCCGTCGTGCATCCGCGTCGGCATCTCCGGCGTCCCCGGCGTCGGCAAGTCGACGTTCATCGAGGCCCTCGGCACCCACCTGACCTCACAGGGGCATCGGGTCGGCGTGCTCGCGGTCGACCCCTCGAGCGTGCGCACGGGCGGCTCCGTGCTCGGCGACAAGACGCGGATGGCCAGGCTCGCCGTCGACCCCGACGCGTTCATCCGGCCCTCGCCCGCCGCGGGCACACTCGGGGGAGTGGCCCGGGCCACGGCGCAGGCGATGGCGGTGCTCGAGGCGGCGTCGTACGACGTGGTGCTGGTCGAGACCGTCGGCGTCGGCCAGTCGGAAGTCACCGTCGCCGGCATGGTCGACACGTTCCTCTTCCTCACCCTGGCCCGCACCGGCGACCAGCTGCAGGGCATCAAGAAGGGCATCCTCGAGATCGCCGACGTCATCGCGGTCAACAAGGCTGATGGCGACCGTGAGGGCGAGGCTCGGTCCGCCGCGCGCGAGCTGGCCGGTGCGTTGCGCCTCGTGCACGGCAAGGGGGAGTGGGCCCCGCCGGTCGTCACCTGCTCCGGACTCACCGGCACCGGTGTCGAAGACGTGTGGCAGCGGGTGCTCGGCCACCGCGAGCACCTGACCCTCGACGGGCTCGCGACCAAGCGAGCCGAGCAGCAGCTGGACTTCACCTGGGCGCTGGTCCGCGACGAGCTCGACCAACGCCTCCGGCGCTCCGCCGGAGTCGCGCGGGTGCGCCAGGAGGTCCGCGCCGCCGTGCTCTCCGGCGAGCTCGCCGCACCCGCGGCCGCCGACCTGATCCTCGCGGCGTACGACGAGCGCTAG
- the scpA gene encoding methylmalonyl-CoA mutase, whose protein sequence is MSIPKSFADQPLESEGLDTVAGAPYSTDENNAWAAPEGIDILPVYGPEHLEGLDALDTWPGLSPFLRGPYPTMYTTQPWTIRQYAGFSTAEESNAFYRRNLAAGQKGLSVAFDLATHRGYDSDHPRVRGDVGMAGVAIDSIYDTRTLFDGIPLDEMSVSMTMNGAVLPVMALYIAAAEEQGVKPQQLMGTIQNDILKEFMVRNTYIYPPLPSMRIISDIFSFTAEKMPRFNSISGYHIQEAGATADLELAYTLADGVEYLRAGLDAGLDIDHFAPRLSFFWAVGMNFFMEVAKMRAARALWARLVREFNPQNPKSLSLRTHCQTSGWSLTAQDVFNNVQRTCIEAMAATQGHTQSLHTNALDEAIALPTDFSARIARNTQLLLQQESRTTEIIDPWAGSYYVERLTHDLAERAWAHIVEAEEAGGMAKAIEQGIPKMRIEEAAARTQARIDSGAQAVIGINTYRLATEDKLDVLRVDNDDVYRQQIAKLERLRAERDDDDVRRTLEALTNSADRGASKGSLDGNLLALAVDAARVKATVGEISDALEKVYGRHQATIRTISGVYRDESRSGVGHPRVQEVLDATEKFEEEEGRRPRILVAKMGQDGHDRGQKVVVTAFADLGFDVDVGPLFSTPEEVAQQAIDADVHIVGVSSLAAGHLTLLPALKQALADQGRPDIMVVIGGVIPPDDVETLKEMGAAAVFLPGTVIADSALDLLAKLSTHE, encoded by the coding sequence ATGAGCATCCCGAAGAGCTTCGCTGACCAGCCGCTGGAGAGCGAGGGTCTCGATACGGTCGCTGGCGCTCCCTACTCGACCGACGAGAACAACGCCTGGGCGGCTCCCGAGGGCATCGACATCCTCCCGGTCTACGGCCCCGAGCACCTCGAGGGCCTCGACGCGCTGGACACCTGGCCCGGGCTGAGCCCGTTCCTGCGCGGGCCCTACCCGACGATGTACACGACCCAGCCGTGGACGATCCGGCAGTACGCCGGTTTCTCGACGGCCGAGGAGTCCAACGCGTTCTACCGGCGCAACCTCGCGGCCGGCCAGAAGGGGCTCAGTGTCGCGTTCGACCTGGCCACGCACCGCGGCTACGACTCAGACCACCCGCGGGTGCGCGGCGACGTCGGCATGGCCGGCGTGGCCATCGACTCGATCTATGACACCCGGACCCTCTTCGACGGCATCCCCCTCGACGAGATGTCGGTGTCGATGACCATGAACGGCGCCGTGCTCCCGGTGATGGCGCTCTACATCGCCGCGGCCGAGGAGCAGGGGGTGAAGCCGCAACAGCTCATGGGGACGATCCAGAACGACATCCTCAAGGAGTTCATGGTCCGCAACACCTACATCTACCCGCCGCTGCCGAGCATGCGCATCATCAGCGACATCTTCTCGTTCACCGCCGAGAAGATGCCGCGCTTCAACTCCATCTCCGGCTATCACATCCAGGAGGCAGGAGCGACGGCCGATCTCGAGCTCGCCTACACGCTGGCCGACGGCGTCGAGTACCTCCGGGCCGGCCTCGACGCGGGCCTCGACATCGACCACTTCGCGCCCCGGCTGAGCTTCTTCTGGGCGGTCGGCATGAACTTCTTCATGGAGGTCGCGAAGATGCGCGCGGCCCGGGCGTTGTGGGCCCGGCTGGTGCGTGAGTTCAACCCGCAGAACCCCAAGTCGCTGAGCCTGCGCACGCACTGCCAGACCAGCGGCTGGTCGCTCACCGCGCAGGACGTCTTCAACAACGTGCAACGCACCTGCATCGAGGCGATGGCCGCCACCCAGGGCCACACCCAGAGCCTGCACACCAACGCCCTCGACGAGGCGATCGCGCTGCCCACCGACTTCAGCGCGCGCATCGCCCGCAACACCCAGCTGCTCCTCCAGCAGGAGAGCCGCACCACCGAGATCATCGATCCGTGGGCTGGCAGCTATTACGTCGAGAGGCTCACCCACGACCTCGCCGAGCGTGCGTGGGCGCACATCGTCGAGGCCGAGGAGGCCGGCGGCATGGCGAAGGCCATCGAGCAGGGCATCCCGAAGATGCGCATCGAGGAGGCTGCCGCCCGCACCCAGGCGCGCATCGACTCCGGCGCACAGGCCGTCATCGGCATCAACACCTACCGCCTCGCCACCGAGGACAAGCTCGACGTGCTCCGGGTCGACAACGACGACGTCTACCGCCAACAGATCGCCAAGCTGGAGAGGCTGCGCGCCGAGCGCGACGACGACGACGTACGACGCACGCTCGAGGCGCTGACCAACTCCGCCGACCGCGGGGCGAGCAAGGGCAGCCTCGACGGCAACCTGCTCGCGCTCGCCGTCGACGCGGCCCGGGTGAAGGCGACGGTCGGTGAGATCTCCGACGCCCTCGAGAAGGTCTACGGCCGCCACCAGGCCACGATCCGTACGATCAGCGGCGTGTACCGCGACGAGTCCCGCTCCGGCGTCGGCCACCCGCGCGTCCAGGAAGTGCTCGACGCGACCGAGAAGTTCGAGGAGGAGGAGGGCCGTCGCCCTCGCATCCTGGTCGCGAAGATGGGTCAGGACGGCCACGACCGCGGGCAGAAGGTCGTAGTGACGGCGTTCGCCGACCTCGGCTTCGACGTCGACGTCGGGCCGCTCTTCTCGACGCCCGAGGAGGTCGCCCAGCAGGCGATCGACGCCGACGTGCACATCGTCGGTGTCTCCAGCCTTGCTGCTGGTCACCTGACCCTGCTGCCCGCTCTCAAGCAGGCGCTCGCCGACCAGGGCCGGCCCGACATCATGGTCGTCATCGGCGGGGTGATCCCGCCCGACGACGTGGAGACGCTCAAGGAGATGGGCGCCGCCGCGGTGTTCCTGCCCGGCACGGTCATCGCCGACTCGGCGCTCGACCTGCTGGCGAAGCTGTCGACCCACGAGTGA
- a CDS encoding amidohydrolase, translating to MSAPSVQPRDAARVIAELVDKYTDQLNGLRRDLHAHPELSWGEDRTCDQVVSHLEGTGWDVRRLDGGGVIADLGSGDGLVALRADLDALPVDDLTTDPWASTVPGAAHACGHDVHTAGLVGAGLALAEVGRAGLLSGRVRLLFQPAEEVMPGGALHVMNSGGLDDVDHIFGLHCDPTLDVGQVGLRVGPLTGAADALSVRLSGKGGHTSRPHLTEDLTFALGKVITELPAILSRRLDPRAGVSVVWGRVRAGSAHNVIPGTGEVAGTVRMLDAVAWADAEHIVRTLIGQIVAPYGVVAETTYQRGVPPVVNGPHPTKVLATAVESVLGSRGHVSTTQSLGGEDFGWYLDRVPGAMGRLGTRTPGGPTYDLHQGNLRVDEGATAIGARVLAEAAVLALTR from the coding sequence ATGTCCGCCCCTTCAGTTCAGCCCCGCGACGCCGCGCGCGTCATCGCCGAGCTCGTCGACAAGTACACCGACCAGCTGAACGGGCTGCGCCGCGACCTCCACGCCCACCCCGAGCTGTCGTGGGGCGAGGATCGCACCTGCGACCAGGTCGTCTCGCACCTCGAGGGCACCGGCTGGGACGTACGACGACTCGACGGCGGCGGCGTGATCGCCGACCTCGGCTCCGGTGACGGGCTGGTCGCACTGCGCGCCGACCTTGACGCGCTGCCGGTCGACGACCTCACCACCGACCCGTGGGCGAGCACCGTGCCCGGGGCCGCGCACGCCTGTGGCCACGACGTACACACTGCCGGCCTGGTGGGGGCCGGTCTGGCGCTGGCAGAGGTGGGCCGCGCCGGGCTGCTGTCCGGACGTGTGCGTCTGCTCTTCCAGCCCGCCGAGGAGGTCATGCCCGGCGGCGCGCTGCACGTGATGAACTCGGGCGGCCTCGACGACGTCGACCACATCTTCGGCCTGCACTGCGATCCGACGCTCGACGTCGGCCAGGTCGGCCTCCGGGTCGGGCCGCTCACCGGGGCCGCCGACGCGCTCTCGGTGCGGCTCTCCGGCAAGGGCGGCCACACCTCCCGGCCGCACCTGACCGAGGACCTCACGTTCGCCCTCGGCAAGGTCATCACCGAGCTGCCCGCGATCCTGTCCCGCCGGCTCGACCCGCGCGCCGGCGTCAGCGTGGTGTGGGGCCGGGTGCGTGCCGGGTCCGCCCACAACGTCATCCCCGGCACCGGCGAGGTTGCCGGCACCGTCCGGATGCTCGACGCGGTCGCCTGGGCCGATGCCGAGCACATCGTCCGCACCCTGATCGGCCAGATCGTCGCGCCGTACGGCGTCGTGGCGGAGACCACCTACCAGCGCGGCGTGCCGCCCGTGGTCAACGGACCGCACCCGACCAAGGTGCTGGCGACCGCTGTCGAGTCGGTGCTGGGGTCGCGGGGCCACGTCTCCACGACCCAGAGCCTCGGCGGCGAGGACTTCGGCTGGTACCTGGACCGCGTGCCCGGTGCGATGGGCCGGCTAGGCACCCGCACGCCGGGAGGTCCGACCTACGACCTGCACCAGGGCAACCTGCGCGTCGACGAAGGCGCGACGGCGATCGGCGCCCGCGTGCTCGCCGAGGCAGCCGTGCTGGCTCTGACGCGCTGA
- a CDS encoding BMP family ABC transporter substrate-binding protein, which translates to MKKTARIAAVISIAALTLAGCGDRPSDEASDNESPSAAESTSAPAESVDFKACMVSDSGGFDDKSFNQTSYNGLLNAKTDLGVETGEVESNSDSEYADNIDALVAQGCNSITTVGFLLGDATEAAAKANPEIDFSIVDYAYEKPSDNLKGLVFDTAQPAYLAGYLAAAQSESGVVGTFGGLNIPTVSIFMEGFKQGVEKFNEDNDGAVEVVGWDGKDGTFVGGFDDKSKGQSIAEGMIQQGADVIMPVAGPAGLGGLQAVKDAGVKGIWVDTDGCESAAEYCDVLLTSVVKGMDVAVEESIKASVDGDFNSELFNGTLENEGVGLAPFHEAEGDISDDVKSQIEDLKAQIVDGSLKVG; encoded by the coding sequence GTGAAGAAGACGGCCCGTATCGCAGCCGTGATCAGCATCGCTGCACTCACCCTCGCCGGATGTGGCGATCGTCCGTCCGACGAGGCTTCGGACAACGAAAGCCCGTCGGCGGCCGAGAGCACGTCAGCCCCGGCAGAGAGCGTTGACTTCAAGGCCTGCATGGTGTCCGACTCCGGCGGCTTCGACGACAAGTCGTTCAACCAGACCTCCTACAACGGTCTGCTCAACGCGAAGACCGACCTGGGTGTCGAGACCGGCGAGGTGGAGTCCAACTCCGACTCCGAGTACGCCGACAACATCGACGCGCTCGTTGCCCAGGGTTGCAACTCGATCACCACGGTCGGCTTCCTCCTCGGTGACGCCACCGAGGCGGCCGCCAAGGCCAACCCGGAGATCGACTTCTCGATCGTCGACTACGCCTACGAGAAGCCGAGCGACAACCTCAAGGGTCTCGTGTTCGACACCGCCCAGCCGGCGTACCTCGCGGGCTACCTGGCCGCTGCACAGTCCGAGTCGGGCGTGGTGGGCACCTTCGGTGGCCTCAACATCCCGACCGTCTCCATCTTCATGGAGGGTTTCAAGCAGGGTGTCGAGAAGTTCAACGAGGACAACGACGGCGCAGTCGAGGTCGTCGGTTGGGACGGCAAGGACGGCACGTTCGTCGGCGGCTTCGACGACAAGTCCAAGGGCCAGTCGATCGCTGAAGGCATGATCCAGCAGGGCGCCGACGTGATCATGCCGGTGGCCGGTCCGGCCGGCCTCGGTGGCCTCCAGGCCGTCAAGGACGCCGGCGTCAAGGGCATCTGGGTCGACACCGACGGCTGCGAGTCCGCCGCCGAGTACTGCGACGTGCTCCTGACCTCGGTCGTCAAGGGCATGGACGTCGCTGTCGAGGAGTCCATCAAGGCCTCCGTCGACGGCGACTTCAACAGCGAGCTGTTCAACGGGACGCTCGAGAACGAGGGCGTCGGTCTGGCCCCGTTCCACGAGGCCGAGGGCGACATCTCCGACGACGTGAAGTCGCAGATCGAGGACCTGAAGGCACAGATCGTCGACGGCTCACTCAAGGTCGGCTGA
- a CDS encoding methylmalonyl-CoA mutase family protein encodes MSGLKEPEEFEPEQGSLRLASPDDNATTADWEKATAAVLRKARRLGDDDPDDLVWQKLTRTTLDGIDVPPIGSRELAGRTTTSGRPTRAGDWDIRSQVTVVEERATNEEILVDLDQGVTSLWLDRVDGVDLAALLDGVLLDLAPVVLDGHGDDTTAAARAFIEVLGDTTPADGTSLGAAWDDDQLVDVARLALDAGTLAVVIDGTTVHDRGASDGQELGWSLAAGIAALRTLTDAGIELDEALGLMEFRYAATDEQFPTIAKLRAARRLWARVVELSGSELTQQRQHVVTSRPMMSAFDPWVNMLRTTVASFAAGVAGADSVTVLPFDSPLGVPDALGRRVARNTSSLLISESHVAHVADPAGGAYAVEKLTDDLAHAAWAELGRIEADGLDALDARIAAVVAERDDQIAHRTRPITGLSEFPNLGEKLPERSAYPTPHDVRRYGAAFEDLRGRPADRPVFLATMGTVAQHTARATFAANLFAAGGVTAEPAGATTGVDDLIAAYDGQQVACLAGTDAAYSEWGAQAVRALRDAGAAWVILAGKGDVGADDSCAVGVDALTFLATTREKLA; translated from the coding sequence GAGTTCGAGCCTGAGCAGGGTTCGCTCCGACTGGCTTCCCCCGATGACAACGCGACGACGGCCGACTGGGAGAAGGCGACGGCCGCGGTGCTCCGTAAGGCCCGCCGCCTCGGCGACGACGATCCCGACGACCTGGTCTGGCAGAAGCTGACCCGCACCACGCTCGACGGCATCGACGTGCCGCCGATCGGCAGCCGCGAGCTCGCCGGGCGTACGACGACCTCGGGGCGGCCGACGCGCGCTGGGGACTGGGACATCCGCTCGCAGGTCACGGTGGTCGAGGAGAGGGCCACCAATGAGGAGATCCTGGTCGACCTCGACCAGGGCGTGACCTCGCTCTGGCTCGACCGAGTCGACGGTGTCGACCTCGCGGCCCTGCTCGACGGCGTACTTCTCGACCTCGCTCCGGTCGTGCTCGACGGCCACGGCGACGACACGACCGCGGCCGCTCGGGCCTTCATCGAGGTGCTGGGCGACACGACGCCAGCCGACGGCACCAGCCTCGGCGCCGCATGGGACGACGACCAGCTCGTCGACGTCGCCCGTCTCGCCCTCGACGCCGGCACCCTGGCTGTGGTCATCGACGGAACGACCGTGCACGACCGCGGCGCCTCCGACGGGCAGGAGCTCGGCTGGTCGCTCGCGGCAGGCATCGCCGCGCTGCGCACCCTGACCGACGCCGGCATCGAGCTCGACGAGGCGCTGGGTCTGATGGAGTTCCGCTACGCCGCGACCGACGAGCAGTTCCCGACCATCGCCAAGCTGCGTGCGGCCCGCCGGCTCTGGGCCCGGGTCGTCGAGCTCTCGGGTTCCGAGCTCACCCAGCAGCGTCAGCACGTCGTGACGAGCCGGCCGATGATGAGCGCGTTCGACCCGTGGGTGAACATGCTGCGCACCACGGTGGCGTCCTTCGCCGCAGGGGTCGCCGGGGCCGACTCGGTAACCGTGCTGCCCTTCGACTCCCCGCTCGGGGTGCCCGACGCGCTCGGCCGCCGCGTCGCCCGCAACACCTCCAGCCTGCTGATCAGCGAGTCACACGTCGCCCACGTCGCCGACCCGGCGGGCGGCGCCTACGCGGTCGAGAAGCTGACCGACGACCTCGCCCACGCCGCCTGGGCCGAGCTCGGCCGCATCGAGGCCGACGGGCTCGATGCCCTCGACGCCCGCATCGCCGCGGTCGTCGCCGAGCGCGACGACCAGATCGCCCACCGGACCCGCCCGATCACCGGGCTCAGCGAATTCCCCAACCTCGGCGAGAAGCTGCCCGAACGTTCGGCGTACCCCACCCCTCACGACGTACGACGCTACGGCGCCGCCTTCGAGGACCTGCGCGGCCGACCGGCCGATCGCCCGGTCTTCCTCGCCACGATGGGCACCGTCGCCCAGCACACCGCGCGGGCGACGTTCGCCGCCAACCTCTTCGCGGCCGGTGGGGTGACCGCCGAGCCGGCGGGGGCCACCACCGGTGTCGACGACCTCATCGCGGCGTACGACGGCCAGCAGGTCGCCTGTCTTGCGGGCACCGACGCGGCGTACTCCGAGTGGGGCGCGCAGGCCGTGCGGGCCTTGCGTGACGCGGGTGCTGCCTGGGTCATCCTCGCGGGCAAGGGCGACGTCGGCGCCGACGACTCGTGTGCGGTCGGCGTCGATGCGCTGACGTTCCTGGCGACAACGAGGGAGAAGCTGGCATGA
- a CDS encoding phosphotransferase, protein MHALDPDDCPFDRRLATTITAARSHVEAGLVDEDDFDDVRRGRTATDLLTELLASTDEMARREAGDLVVCHGDVCLPNVLVDPATYLVTGIIDVGRLGVADTHQDLAPVTRSLEAPINPAFGPDRAAAFLGNHQRADRVDPERIGFYRLLDEFFQAA, encoded by the coding sequence CTGCATGCGCTCGACCCCGACGACTGTCCCTTCGACCGAAGGCTCGCGACGACGATCACCGCTGCCCGGTCCCACGTGGAGGCCGGGCTCGTCGATGAGGACGACTTCGACGACGTACGGCGCGGCCGCACCGCCACCGACCTGCTGACCGAGCTGCTCGCCTCGACCGACGAGATGGCTAGACGCGAAGCCGGCGACCTGGTCGTGTGCCACGGAGACGTATGCCTCCCGAACGTCCTGGTTGATCCGGCGACGTACCTCGTCACCGGGATCATCGACGTCGGCCGGCTCGGCGTAGCCGACACACACCAGGACCTGGCGCCAGTCACCCGGAGTCTCGAGGCGCCCATCAACCCCGCATTCGGACCGGACCGTGCCGCAGCATTCCTGGGCAACCACCAGCGGGCCGACCGGGTCGACCCGGAGCGGATCGGGTTCTACCGGCTCCTCGACGAGTTCTTCCAGGCCGCCTAG